CAATTTTCTCTGATCAATATGGATGAAAGGGGCTTTGAATTGGCTAAAGAGGAAAAAGAAAAGATATTAAAGAAGCATACAGATTGTTCACAATGTACCGATGCCGATGTCGATGAACTACTGAAAACTGAGAAATCATTTCCTTTAATATCTGAACTGCTTTCTGCCAGTAAAACATTTGAAGGAAATATACTTGCGTTTTACAGAGAACCttttgtagaaatcaaaaaAGAAATTCTATCTTTAAAAGACATTTCTAAAGAACAGTGTATGTGTTTGTTTATACTAAACGTGTGCGGAAATCGATTAACAAAGGAAAACTTTGAAGAGAAAGAAGATGACTACAAGCATATTGAGAGTATTCACGATGACAGAGAGAATGGGGTAGTCAATAATGACCGAAAAAGTGAAAAGGGAAACAATGAGAAAGACATTGAGAAGTCCAACGACTGCAACGGGGAAAGAATAGACAATTATAAAAATGACAACAAAAATGATAACGAGGATGGCAAGAACAATAATGATAACTATGAACTCGATAAACAGATGATAAATGACTTATTGAAAGCTTTCAAGCTTCCTGAAAGCACATCCAAAAGAACTCTCTTCGAAAGTTTAAATCAGTTTAGAGGTCATTACTTCGTGAAacgaattaaagatatttttcaaatcacaAATGGTTCTTTTCTGCGAGCATTGACTCATATATTTTGTACAAGCTTTCCAGCGCAATTCTTAAAATACTGCCCAAGTAATTTTTTTCGTACTTTGACAACATCAACTGCACAGTCGGATATCATTCCAAAAGTCCAATTACAAGataattatatcaatttatttgtgGATATAATTCAGGAAGATATAAAGACTGGCACATTTTTGGATGTTTTTCTGAGTCCTTGGATCCGGGATAAAAGCGTCTTGACCAATCTGCTTTTGCGATTCGAATCAATGCCATATGAAAAGATGATTGAGTTGACTCTCAACTCCAAATTAAATGCTCATCTGAAGATTGCAAAGCCCAAGGTACGAAAACAAATGACTGGCTTTTCTCGACTGGATTTGATTGGACTAAGTAAGGAAGTATCTCCAATAATTCTGTCACTTGTATTAAACCTGGATGACCTTTATCACGCCATGTTCACTTTGATAAGAAATAATGCAAATGGATCTAAATACTTGAATAATGCCCCTCTAATGAGTGCATGTTGTGTCAACGGACGAGAAGATCTTGCTAGGCTAGTTTTAGATATTGCAAATGACagaaaaagatgctggagtaaACGAGAAAATATCTACCCCATGCACATTGCTGCCAACTTCCTCAACACTGACATTTTAGACCTTGCTTTAGTTGGAGAGCATGATGTGAACATGACTACACGAACCATGGAATCACCTTTTTTCTTGGCAGCAGCAGCCGGAAAATACGCCCTCCAAAATATCCCCTGGACTCTCAAGCAAGAATTGAGCAACTCCACTAAAACTTACGATGAATTGGTCGAGGAGAACCGTTTAAAGATCCTTACTCTTCTTTGGCAGAGAGGTGCAGATGTAAATATTCATCCAGATAAATCATCGTCTGCCCTTGCATATGCCTGTCAAAAAGGAGATATAGATACAATCCAGTTTATGATTAAGAGTGGTGCGAGTGTGAAAGAAACTAATGATGAAAACTTTGGCGCACTACATTTTGCTTCAGAAGTAGGAAATATTGaaattgttcagctgttgttgTGCAGTGGTGCAGATATCAATATCTGTACCTCAAAGGGTTTGACGCCGTTATATCTAGCATCATTCAATGGACATGCTGATGTAGTGGATATGTTTCTTTCTAAAGGAACCACCCAAGTATTGAAGGATAAATCAGAATGTAATCCATTCTTCGTAGCCTGCAAGCATGGTCATGAAAGGATTGTCGAAATGTTTT
Above is a genomic segment from Ostrea edulis chromosome 3, xbOstEdul1.1, whole genome shotgun sequence containing:
- the LOC130053590 gene encoding uncharacterized protein LOC130053590, whose translation is MDERGFELAKEEKEKILKKHTDCSQCTDADVDELLKTEKSFPLISELLSASKTFEGNILAFYREPFVEIKKEILSLKDISKEQCMCLFILNVCGNRLTKENFEEKEDDYKHIESIHDDRENGVVNNDRKSEKGNNEKDIEKSNDCNGERIDNYKNDNKNDNEDGKNNNDNYELDKQMINDLLKAFKLPESTSKRTLFESLNQFRGHYFVKRIKDIFQITNGSFLRALTHIFCTSFPAQFLKYCPSNFFRTLTTSTAQSDIIPKVQLQDNYINLFVDIIQEDIKTGTFLDVFLSPWIRDKSVLTNLLLRFESMPYEKMIELTLNSKLNAHLKIAKPKVRKQMTGFSRLDLIGLSKEVSPIILSLVLNLDDLYHAMFTLIRNNANGSKYLNNAPLMSACCVNGREDLARLVLDIANDRKRCWSKRENIYPMHIAANFLNTDILDLALVGEHDVNMTTRTMESPFFLAAAAGKYALQNIPWTLKQELSNSTKTYDELVEENRLKILTLLWQRGADVNIHPDKSSSALAYACQKGDIDTIQFMIKSGASVKETNDENFGALHFASEVGNIEIVQLLLCSGADINICTSKGLTPLYLASFNGHADVVDMFLSKGTTQVLKDKSECNPFFVACKHGHERIVEMFLEYDPFVHCKLPDNTSALLAAVDNGHKEIVELLLKKMALMQILFKTIVK